A stretch of DNA from Candidatus Aminicenantes bacterium:
AACTTCATCGTCTACAGCGGCCTGCTGATCACTTTTGCCAATTTGTTCGCGTTTATTCCATTTTATCTGTACCTGGTGGTGCTCTATACATTTATTATCTACTCAGAGGAGGCGTACTTGACCGGCCAGTACGGTGATGCCTACCAGGAGTACCGGCGCCGGACTCCGCGTATCATCCCCGGTTTCCGCCTCTACCCTCGGCCCTCAGTACCTTTCAACCTGCGCAAAGTGTTGTTTAAGGAAAAGAACACCGTTTTCTACAGCATGGTGTTCTACATGGCCATCCTGATCTACAAGGAATACCTGATCAACGCCGGCATCATCGAGAAAACCGACATTCTGCTTTACGCGGCGGCGGCTCTTTTCGGGATCAATGTTTTTCTGGTTATCCTTAAGCGCCGCCACTTGAACGAATAATCTTGGGGATGATCAGTCTTCCGCTTCTTTGGAAGGCGCCAATCCGGGATAGAGTTTGCCGGCGCATTCGGGACAGATGCCGTGAGAGAAACGGGCGTCCGAATGGGTTTGAATGTACATCTCCACTTGTTCCCAGTAGCCCTTGTCGTTGCGAACCTTTTTGCAATGGGAACAGATGGGCAGAATCCCCTGCAGGCTGCGGATTTCCGCGATTTTATCCCGCAATTCCGCCACCCGCTCATGGTTCATGCCCATGCGGAAAGCAACCAGGGTACCGGCCAGGGCGACAAACATGACCGCGTCAATCCACGCCAGGATTCAGTCTTTCCGTACGGCCGCAAGTGTCCCGAGAACGGTCGTAATAATCAAGGTGATGACCCGGATCAGCATCTTGCGCTTGCGCTCCTGTTCCAGGGCGGCGATATCCTTCTTGTCGATGCCGAAAAGTCGATACAACCAGTTCTGAAGACGCGCGGTCATCGTGTTCCCAAAACCCGTTAGGGCCGACCGGTTCAGGAAAAGCAATCAGGAAAGAAGGTAACAGGTGGCAGGAAAGCGGGAGGCAGTGTAGGAGCGGGTTTCAAACCCGCCCGTACTTTTTTTACTTCTTCCCTTTTATGCCCGAAAGGGTACTCTAACTTTCAGACTCTCCAACTTTTTTTTCTTTGCCCTCTTGACACGCCCTCTAAATTTGGTTATTTTGCCAAATATACAACGGAGGACCGCATGACCGAGCACGAAAAGCAACGCTGCGGCGAGCGGGCGCAGGTACTCAAGGCCCTGGCCCACCCCACCCGCCTGTGGATGGTGGAGCAGCTTTCCACGGGGGAACGCTGTGTGTGCGAGTTCGTCAATGAAATCGACGCGGATTTTTCAACCATATCGCGCCACCTCTCGTTGCTGAAAGCCGCGGGCATCATAGCTGATGAAAAGCGCGGACGCCAGGTAATCTACCGCCTGGTTGTGCCTTGCATCCTCAACTTCATGGACTGCGTGGAGGCCGTATTGAAAGAGCGCTCCCGCGCCCTGACTTTTGTCATGCAGGAAAAACCATGAATTGGAAAGAGGAATGGAAAAAAATGGTTTTGATGGTCGGCGCGTTCCTGGCCGTCTTTTACCTTCCCATCGGGTCCACCCGTTTTGACCGCGCCCTGCTGGAAGCCTTTCACCTGGTCAAGTGGTACGCCCGGGAGCATGTGCTGCTCTGCCTGATCCCCGCTTTCTTTATCGCCGGTGCCATAGCGGTGTTCGTCAGCCAGGGAGCGGTCATGAAGTACCTGGGTGCCCGCGCAAAAAAGGTGATTGCTTACGGCGTGGCCTCGGTATCGGGCAGCGTGCTGGCCGTGTGCTCCTGCACGGTGCTGCCCCTGTTTGCGGGGATCTACCGCATGGGCGCCGGCCTGGGGCCGGCCACGGCTTTTCTCTACTCCGGCCCGGCGATCAACGTCCTGGCCATCATCCTGACCGCGCGGGTGCTGGGCTTGGAACTGGGCATCGCCCGCGCCGTGGGTGCAATTATATTCAGTGTGATCATCGGCCTGCTCATGCACCTGATCTTCCGACGAGAGGAAAACGCGCGTAACAGCGCGGCAGCGAGTATGCCCGTTGAGGAACCTTCACGCCCGCTGTGGCAGAACGCCCTGTTCTTTACCGCCCTAGTCGGGGTGTTGGTGTTCGCCAACTGGGGCCGTCCCGAGAATGCTTCCGGTTTCTGGGTAGCCGTGTTCAACGCCAAGTGGATGTTGACCGCCCTGGCCGCCGCCGGCCTGGGAGTGATGCTGGTCTCGTGGTTCGGCCTGAAAGCCTGGAAAGTGGGACTCATCGCCGCAACCACGGCCACCGCGGCGCTGCTGGTTCCGCACAACCCCCTGGTTCCTTTTGCCGTGGCAATCGTCGGACTCTCCCTTGCAGCGGCCACGGACAAGGGAGAAGCAAAGGAATGGTTCGCATCTTCCTGGGACTTTGCCAAGCAGATCCTGCCGCTGCTTTTGCTGGGCGTGCTGGCCGCGGGAATTCTACTGGGGCGGGTCGGGCAGGAAGGCCTCATCCCCTCACACTGGATCGCCGGGCTGGTGGGCGGCAATTCACTTGGCGCGAACCTGTTCGCATCGATTTCCGGCGCTTTGATGTATTTTGCCACCTTGACGGAAGTACCCATACTCCAGGGACTGCTGGGAGCGGGTATGGGCAAAGGACCGGCCCTGGCGCTGTTGCTGGCCGGCCCCGCCCTGAGCCTGCCCAACATGCTGGTAATCCGCGGCATCATGGGCACGAAAAAGACCCTGGTTTTCATTTTGCTGGTGGTGGTGATGGCCACCCTCAGCGGCATGATTTTCGGCGCGTTCTTTGGATGATTTTCAGAGGAGGCACACATGAAAAAAATTCAGATCCTGGGCACGGGGTGCCCGAAGTGCGAACAACTGACCCGGGCCGCTAAAGCCGCGGCGGATGAACTGGGCCTGGAGTATGAGTTGGAAAAAGTCAGCGACATCAACGATATCATCGCTTTCGGGGTGATGATGACCCCCGCCCTGGCGGTGGACGGTGAAGTCAAAGTAGTGGGCAAGGTGCCGTCACCGGCCGAATTAAAAACCCTGCTGGCCGGGTAGATCCATGTCGATGGCACAATTACTCGAAAGACAGAAAGGAGGATGCTGATGCATATGTACTTAAAAGCAATCGCCATCGTATTTCTGATGCTGATTCCCGCCGGGAATAATCAACCCGTCTTTGCGAATTCCGAAGAAGTGGCCAATGTTCCCAAGACCGTGGTGTACTACTTTCACGGAAATTCCCGCTGCCGCACGTGCCTGACCATCGAAAAGTACACCCGGCAGGCCGTGAACAATGGTTTCGCCGATGAATTGGAAAAAGGCGAGATGGAATTGCGGGCAGTCAACGTGGACCTGAAGGAAAACCGCCACTTCATCCAGGATTACCAACTCTTTTCCCGTTCCGTGGTTTTGTCCGTCGGCAGGACGGAAAGGAAACCGCATGGAAACGCCTGGACCGGGTGTGGGAACTGGTAGGAGACGAGTCCGATTTCACTAACTATATCCAGGATGAAATCCGCGAGATCCGGCAGGCAGAACGCGAATGAATGCATGGTATGTAGCCGTGGTTTGGGCATTCTGGTTGGGGATTCTGACTTCCATCAGCCCCTGTCCCCTGGCCACCAACATCGCCGCGGTCTCTTACGTGGGGCGGTGGGTGGACCGCCCCTCCAGCGTACTGCTTTCCGGCCTTTTGTATACGGCAGGACGGATGCTCACCTACCTGGTGCTGGGCATCATACTGGTCTCCACCTCGCTTTCCGTACCTTCGGTGGCTTTCGGCCTGCAGAGGCATATGAACCGGTTTTTGGGGCCCCTCCTGATCCTGGTGGGGCTGGTCCTGCTGGATATCCTGAAAATCACGACAAAAAGCTCCGGAATCAGCCGGGGAATCCAACGCAAAGCGGAATCCATGGGAATCTGGGGAGCTGGGCTATTGGGAATCATCTTCGCTCTCTCTTTCTGTCCCACTTCCGCCGCCCTTTTCTTTGGATTTCTGTTGCCCCTGGCCGTGTCGCAACAATCCGGGATACTGCTGCCGGCGGTTTACGGTGTCGGCACGGCAGTACCGGTATTTCTCTTCGCCCTGCTGTTGGCCCTGGGCGCTAACCGCATCGCCCGGGCTTTTCAGTGCATCAGCGCGTTCGAAAAGTGGGCGCGGAGAATCACTGGAGTGCTGTTTATTGTGATCGGTGTTTACTTCAGTATCACGTATCTGTTCGGTCTGAACCTGGGATGAAAACGCACGGAGAAAAAATGAGTGAACGCAAACATAAGGTTTTGTTTTTGTGTTCGGGTAATTCCTGCCGCAGCCAGATGGCGGAAGGTTGGGCGCGACACCTGGCTGCATTGAACCTGGAACCGGCCTCCGCCGGCATCCGCTCCGGCACGGTCGACCCCCTGGCTGTCCGCGTCATGGCCGAGGCCGGAGTGGATATGTCCACCCAGAAATCGAAGCCGGTATCGGACGTATGGGGCCGCGAGTTCGACCTGGTGGTCACGGTGTGCGACGCCGCCGCCGAGGCCTGCCCTGTGTTCCCAGCTCCTGTGCCGGCCATACACCGCGGCTTCGATGACCCGCCGTCCCTGACCGCGCACATGGCGGACCTGGAGGAAAAACTCGCGGTCTACCGCCGCGTGCGCGATGAGATCAAGGCATTGGTGGAAAGACTGCCGGAGATGATTCCGCGAATTGGTAACGATCATGATGAAAAACCACCTTACGGGGACAAAGGATGAATTTATACATTCATCCTCCGTCCCTAAATATCACTATGGAGAAAATTAATGAAAAACAGTGAAAAAGATGGCCTCCGTCAGGATGTGCGCAAACGCTATGGGGAGATCGCGAAACAAAACGGATCATGCTGCGGCAACAGCGGT
This window harbors:
- a CDS encoding arsenate reductase ArsC → MSERKHKVLFLCSGNSCRSQMAEGWARHLAALNLEPASAGIRSGTVDPLAVRVMAEAGVDMSTQKSKPVSDVWGREFDLVVTVCDAAAEACPVFPAPVPAIHRGFDDPPSLTAHMADLEEKLAVYRRVRDEIKALVERLPEMIPRIGNDHDEKPPYGDKG
- a CDS encoding ArsR family transcriptional regulator encodes the protein MTEHEKQRCGERAQVLKALAHPTRLWMVEQLSTGERCVCEFVNEIDADFSTISRHLSLLKAAGIIADEKRGRQVIYRLVVPCILNFMDCVEAVLKERSRALTFVMQEKP
- a CDS encoding sulfite exporter TauE/SafE family protein; translated protein: MNAWYVAVVWAFWLGILTSISPCPLATNIAAVSYVGRWVDRPSSVLLSGLLYTAGRMLTYLVLGIILVSTSLSVPSVAFGLQRHMNRFLGPLLILVGLVLLDILKITTKSSGISRGIQRKAESMGIWGAGLLGIIFALSFCPTSAALFFGFLLPLAVSQQSGILLPAVYGVGTAVPVFLFALLLALGANRIARAFQCISAFEKWARRITGVLFIVIGVYFSITYLFGLNLG
- a CDS encoding thioredoxin family protein, producing the protein MKKIQILGTGCPKCEQLTRAAKAAADELGLEYELEKVSDINDIIAFGVMMTPALAVDGEVKVVGKVPSPAELKTLLAG